From a region of the Streptomyces tirandamycinicus genome:
- a CDS encoding WD40 repeat domain-containing protein: protein MLIVGVMAGIVLPIVVWVVRRRTGGRFRYRPMFEAACEVTVGGRRLVAYSGHRKEIRLGDPAAREDVAVLVNSRTWVRALCEVRVDGTPLLASGGRDGVVRLWNLEDRGELVASFTGHRGWVFALCTVRVSGRELLASAGRDHTVRLWDPSDGRLVRAIDTGRGRGWIFALCQVRTGGRTLIAAGHGNGTVLVWNPESTQADLELTAHKGVVWTLCEVSDSDHTLLATAGRDGVVRLWDLEAPQEARALTAGAGPVYALCQADAGDRTVLVAGGDGPGTAVWDPFTGERVGDLGMDLAGLISGHGWVRAVCQVRPPEGPPLLVTVGYDDGARVWDVAKETGT from the coding sequence ATGCTGATCGTCGGTGTGATGGCGGGGATCGTCCTGCCGATCGTCGTGTGGGTGGTCCGGCGACGGACGGGGGGCAGGTTCCGGTACCGGCCGATGTTCGAGGCGGCCTGCGAGGTCACGGTCGGCGGCCGGAGACTCGTGGCGTACTCCGGGCACCGCAAGGAGATCCGGCTCGGCGATCCGGCCGCCCGCGAGGACGTGGCCGTCCTTGTGAACTCGCGCACCTGGGTCCGTGCCCTGTGCGAGGTCCGCGTGGACGGTACGCCCCTGCTGGCGTCCGGTGGCCGGGACGGGGTCGTGCGACTCTGGAACCTGGAGGACCGCGGCGAGCTGGTGGCCTCCTTCACCGGTCACCGCGGCTGGGTGTTCGCGCTGTGCACCGTGCGGGTCTCCGGACGTGAACTGCTGGCCTCGGCAGGCCGTGACCACACCGTACGCCTGTGGGACCCGAGTGACGGCCGGCTGGTGCGCGCGATCGACACCGGTCGCGGCAGGGGGTGGATCTTCGCCCTGTGCCAGGTACGGACGGGCGGCCGGACGCTCATCGCGGCCGGACACGGCAACGGCACGGTGCTCGTGTGGAACCCCGAGTCCACGCAGGCGGACCTGGAGTTGACCGCGCACAAGGGGGTCGTGTGGACCCTGTGCGAGGTCTCCGACAGCGACCACACACTGCTCGCCACCGCCGGCCGGGACGGGGTGGTGCGGCTGTGGGATCTGGAGGCGCCCCAGGAGGCACGGGCGCTCACGGCCGGCGCCGGGCCCGTGTACGCCCTGTGCCAGGCGGACGCCGGGGACCGCACGGTCCTCGTCGCCGGCGGGGACGGCCCGGGCACCGCGGTCTGGGACCCCTTCACGGGCGAGCGCGTCGGCGACCTGGGCATGGACCTCGCCGGCCTGATCAGCGGCCACGGCTGGGTGCGCGCCGTGTGCCAGGTCCGGCCACCCGAGGGCCCGCCGCTGCTCGTCACCGTGGGGTACGACGACGGGGCGCGGGTGTGGGACGTGGCCAAGGAGACCGGTACGTGA